The genomic DNA TGAGGGTTGTACTTTAGCTGTCTTTGTATCAGTGCTGCCTCTGTTgaagaaaattaggaaggcagtgctggggcactgaaatacacttttaaagAAAGAGTAAAGGCTTGATGATGGAGaagctttataaaaataaattcaatagTATTCCTGTTatgctcctgcctggcaggtcCTCATAGCAGTTACCTCAGGAAGAGCAGGAATTGGATTAATTTGAGAActttagtgttgtttttttattttagtgttttttttttcttttcactgagcTGTTCTTTAAGTGCTGTCATGAAAGCAGAACTCTGTGCTCCAAGAGATGCCAGTTTAGTTGACTACCTAGGAAAGAATGGTAGGATTAATCCACAGTTTAGGTGAtgatttcttcccttttgaaaCTGATTTGGAACTAGAACACTTCCTTTCTGTCTTAGTCCAGTGTTAGGAATTTCAGTACAAGACAGTTCATTCATCTCAATCTGCAGGGAGATAGCCTGTTACTAATGGTACCAGCGGCGTGTCCAGAAGTACAAGTCAACCGATAGTCTGTTTACCCAAATACATCTGTAATTCCTCTATAGAGTGTAAACTGTCACTTCTCTGTTCTCTTTATGTAAATTGCTCTATTATcaaagaactaaaataaaactggatagcttggagccaggctttgtgtACTCTGGAAGAGCTCCGCCTGCTGACGAACAGCGAGAGTGCCTCTGCTCCTTGGCTGGAGGGGCGGGTCAGATACTTGACACGTGCCAATATTGAGATTTAAGTTGTACTTAGTTCACCTCAAATTCAGTCGCAGTTCTGTGCCATTAGTGGGGAGAATTCACTAATCCTGCATCTTCACAGCTCAGTAAAACTTTCCTCAGACCGCTGGATATGTCAGGCTGGGGTTCTTAGTGCCAGACTCCCCAGTGCACCCGTGGGAGTGTTAGGTGTCAAGTTTTGGAGTGTTCTTgccatttttcagaaatgggCTTTGGGTACTTGTTATTTCTTACCTCTGTGCCTGAATTATACTTGCTCAGCTGAAGAGGTAatcattaataattattttaaaataactcctAATTTTAGATTAGTTGTATattcaacagcagaaaaaactgGGGCCGCAGGTGCAGCCTTTAGGAGCCCTCAGGCATTCACACATGATGCTGCCTTTATTAGTTGCACCTCTGTGGGAGCAAAAGTGGTGCATCAACTGGCCTTTTATTATCTTAGTAGCATGGTAAAATtgtttcatgtaaaaaaaaattaaataattaagttAAACTTAATGATTACAGGTGTCTGAAAGAAGATCCAGCAACAATGTCATTGCTACAAAGGAGTCTGGATCCAGAGAAGACTTTGGGACTAGTAGATGTGCTCTATACTGCTGTGTTTGACATACACaggtggaaggaaggaaggtacATCTCCTCTTGAGCCTCATACTCTATCTTTCTAGTTTAAACCAAGCCAACAATGTTGAAAGATCTGTACTGAGGAATTTGGCAGTGCTGGTTCATGAGAAAGGGTCATACCGAGAGCAAGAAATTGGTACCTTTTGGGTACATAAGATTCAGTagtcttctaaaaaaaaaaaaaacaacaacaaaccagcagCTTATCCAAGTTTGCAAAAGTATGTTTCTCTCTTTCAAGAAtacttgatttattttaaattagccTACATTTAGATCTTGAAGCACAGTTAGAATTTCTTCAGGAATGGAAAGTAGTTAATGCTATTGCAAATACTAGTAATAATTTGTGTTGTTACCATGAGAAGTAGCTAACGAACATGGCAGTCCTTGGTTTGTTTCCTCCAGTAACTATACCCAAATGCACATTTTCCTCCAAAGTACaaacttgtttatttatttggtgGTTTGATATACATGTTTTTGTTGATGCAGGGAGCAAGCTTTGCCTTGTATTCAGATCCAGTTACAGCGTGAAATATCAGACTTTGGGAATCAAGTTGACATGCCATCTGGAAATGGAAGCAAATCTTCAGGTGGTCTGCAAAAGACGTTCTCAAAACTGACTTCACGGTTTACAAAAAAAACTTCCTGCACCAGTACAAGTAATACTGGAAGCTACTCAATCCCCAGTACACCTTCCAAAAATGTCTTTATAAGTTCCAACTCAGAGGACAAAACTAAAATGCCCGCTCACATGGACGCAAGGTTACAAAGCATTCTGAACATCGGTAATTTTCCTAGGACCGCAGATCCACTGCACTCGATTCAGAGCACAAATAATCAGCTAGTGAATGGGTTTCTGGTTGAAAGACGGGATAACTTCTTCAAACCAGATGATGGCAAGGATGAAAAAGGTATGAATTTACCAACTGATCAAGAAATGCAGGATGTTATAGATTTCTTGTCTGGTTTTAACATGGGCAAATCCCAGCAGACTTCTCCGATGGTGAAAAGAAGGAACTCTGTTGCATCCTCTAcagcaacagaacaaaaatcagGGACAGTACAACAGCAGCCGCAGTCTGTCTCTCACACACCAATGCATCCTTCCCAGCAAGGCTTGTCACAGCAACAACAgtcacaaaagcagcagcagcagcagatgcagtaTTACCAACACCTGCTTCAACCTATTGGACCACAGCAACGTGTACCTGCTAAATGGCTCACTAATTCTTCACAGCAGCCAGCCCAAGCTGTTGGAGCTGGATTGTCTCATATTAACCAGTGGAATAATACTGGTTTTTCAGATTTAAGCTCTGATTTATACAGCTTGGGTCTTGTGAGCAGCTACATGGACAATATGATGTCGGAGATGTTAGGACAGAAACCACAAGGACCTAGAAACAACACATGGCCAAATCGTGACCAAACTGATGGAGTGTTTGGGATGTTGGGAGAAATCTTGCCTTTCGACCCTGCAGGTGGGCGTCCTTTCCTTTATAATGTTTTTTCATAAGGGTCCTTTTACAAAGAATACTATTAAATACTGCTAGTAATAACTCACTTCCTAGTGCTATCCACCAGATGCTAGGGCACTTACAAAGCAAACAGGTATTACGTGTatggcttttttatttcttaacagAAGGTGAACTAAAGTACAAGCAAGTTTGATTAATAAATAAGAAGGGGAACAAATTCCTTGTTTCTTGTTCCAGTAGTAGTAGTTGTGACCTTTCTGATATGGACCACATCAAAATACCAAAGCAGATACTTGCAGATTATGTTCTTCCAGTTGTTAATTTGTAAAATTGTTTAAAACCAAATTTCTGAAGTTATCTGTTTCACCTCTACCCAAAATGATCCTGCTCTTCATCAGTTATGCAGTCTGGAGATCCAGCCAGATTGCATCTTTCCCATACCCTGACATTACTGTGCAAATCCATGGGAGTCATACTGGTTCCTGTTCTGCTGTTATTGAAGTGAAGCTGTTGGATACTGAAGGATTAGAGACTAAAGAGCAAATGCCATGTGGTTTGCCAGATGTGTCTGAACCACCAATAAATTGTAAATATAGAGGGATTATTGTCAAAGATGTAATGAGATAAAATTTTATAGCCGTAAGCAAATAGCTAAAGACTTAGGAAATTGACTGTAGAATCTAAAAGGAGATTAATGAATTCTTCTGATAGTATTACTAAGAACAGCTTACAAATCTATTATCTCAAACATAATTTCTGCTAGCCTGGAACATGGCTACAGGAACTTTGTATTAATTTATGAAAACTGCCTGGAGGGAGGCAGCACTAGAACAAACAGGAAGACCTTTTATCAAACCATGAATCTGCTTCCTGTGCTCATctgcacacgtgtgtgtgtggaCTGTGTAGGCATCTCAGAAACCAGCTCATTTGACTCATAATTTTGATAGTTATTTTGTCAATTAGTGATAAATGAGTGAAGTTTATGAGGCAAAAATAGGCATTGTAGTTAGGTTAACAAAAGCTTCTTCAACATTTAAGTCTGAGTTGGCATCATCTTATTTAAACATACTTATGGTGTATAGTTAAGTATTATTACAACCTTTAAGGAAGGATAAACTGATTTTAACTAAGCACCAAACACATGTATgtgtaggggaaaaaatgcatttgtacaGAGGACTGGCATTTGTAGTATTCTGAATCCATTatatttctgcagtattttccttaaaaaaataaagctacttGTTTTGTTCCATTTGATATGATGAATATTAAGGACTTTGATACTTTGAAAAGGTGATTTATTCAAGCTGATGAATGGTGCTCAGTAGATTAAGATGTGTTTCAACAATTAAAGCAGTAAGTAAACAGTGTTTTCCACGGATTTGGGatttaaaaagccaaaaccaataaaaaaaaactttcgAATCCGGTAGACTTTTCTACTGGAAAGATAACTTTTATATAACTTGTCTGGTTGAGCTGTGATGTAGAAGTTTTCATTCTAAACTCTAGTTAATGTAGTACAGAAGGctttaaaatgagaaacacTTTCATTCCCAGACCTTCTTAGGACTTTGTACACTTGTCATTCAAAACAAATGGCATTACTTTTctggtaaatatttttacagccTGAAAGTTGTCACTTTTCAGATGCAAATGCTAATTAAGAACTTATAAAATTGATGGCTTTTCATGTCAAAGGCAACTATCTATCCTTAGATCAAAGTATCTGTCTAGCTTCCAGCCTCATCTTAAACTGACATAAAGCTGTTTCTCAAAGAGAACAGGTGTTAGTggtaatattttgtttctgcacAGCTGTCAGACAGCTCTATACCTTGCTTATACAATAAAGAATGTATAGAAacaaagttaatttattttcattttaatttgcatcCAACCAAACACTGCTGAGCTCTTTTTTGAATGTGCCAAATGATAATGAGGAAACTTTTCTTCTAAATGCTGAATTGAATGCTGGGAAGCCACCCTATGAAAGACTGATTTCTGCTTCCTGAGCTGGGCATGCTTGTTAGACACTCTTCAGTCTTCACTCTTTAAATTACAACTGAGACAGcaagccagcagctctgtaTTTGCTGCTGCAATTACTATGCATGTAGTCCAAACATTTTCCATAAATCTGGTCAGATTGCAGagtttttcctcaggaaaaaaaaaaaaaaaaaaggcaaaaagaaacagaagctgtgGAAACTCAATTACATTGACTCATAAGAGCAGTCTTTTTAATGCATTACTTATTTTATCTGCTCAATCGAGTTTTGGGATTAAGGCTTTTGCTTTGTCTGCTCAAGAACATGCTTATCCCTTATCAGGTGTTTGGGACACAAAGCACTTAactgaagaatttttatttttaagaattagTGCATTTTCTGTAACTTATCAGTCTTATTCTGAGATATTTTGCAGGTCAGgatcagaacattttttaaatagtctAGTCTTTGTAGGAAGTAGGCAATTTGTGGGCAGTATATTCGTATGTGATCCATCTGAGATTCTGATTTCTTAAAGCAGGCAGTATCACAGCATAGTGGGAAATGGTGGTGCAATCTAGAATCAGTTGTAATGATTGGTTCATTCTTTTGTGCTGAGCCTGGATAAATGTACCAGCTTTAATTCCATCAGTGTCTGCTGATGGGATATTGGACCTTTCAGTGTATACACCTGGTCATAGTGACAAATACTATTTCCCTAATGGAATGCAAGGGGAAGGCGTACCCACCATGGGTGAACGGCGCAtatctacttttaaaaaacattttccattctAGTGTTCTTCCCTGCTCTGTGAAGAGGTATCAACTGTTTTCTGGCATTTATTAATATTGAAGGAGTTATTTTCTGTTGTGAGATATGGTTGAGCCTAAAGGATTAAATGAGGTGATAACTGCAGTAGAAATAGCTGAATGTCAGCAACTGACTTCTTGGTTTCTTTTATTCAGTTGGCTCTGATCCAGAATTTGCCCGCTATGTTGCTGGGGTCAACCAGGCTATGcaacaaaaaaggcaagcaCAGCATGTCCGTCGTCCCAGCAACACACGCAGCAACTGGCCTCTTCCTGATGATCCTCATAAAACCTGGCCCTTTCCTGAGTATTTCACAGAAGGGTAAGAGATTAGGCAGGCTACATCTTTTTATTGTACATGATTCTGTTTTACACTTAGACTTGGCAGAATGTGGGAATACTGATCTTCCCTATTGCTGCTGCATCTGTGAAAGCTGCACTTCATTATGTCAAGAATGAGAAATCTGAGCCCTGCTTTGTTTCGCTGATACTGAACACTGACATTTgtttgatgtctttttttagTGGAATGTATACCAACTTTGACTTGAACTGAGGAAATATGGAATTTATAGCATAGATTCATTCagaacagttttctttcagtattttgaaaaccttgtcatttttttcaagACCTAGTTTTGATGAGAAGTGATGCTATCAAAGTTGCAGTGCCTGACTGAAACCAGGCTCCAGATTTTAGCCACTTCATCTTGCTACTGTAAGGCAGGTACCTAACAGCAAGGATGTTAGTAGCTCTTAATCTCTTCCAAATCACAACTGTTTTATTACAGCAGCAGTGTTTCAAGATTCTCTGTCCATTTGTTCATACAATAATAGCCGTGACTCTCAACCTAACTTAAAATCAGTAGGACAAGTATGTGTTCTAGTTCAGCTTTGCAATGAAAAAGTCAAGTGCTTAGTGAGTCCAAAGCCAAGCATCActgtttctccttcctcaccaagAGAGAGGCACTTTTAATTTATAGAATGATTTtactaaaatatatatgaagTGACTATAACAGTCAAAGCAATTGATGTGATTACTCAGAAGTACGTAAGTGAAAGTAGTTGTATTACTGGTACCTTTTATAAAGCAGTGAAGTTTCTTTGTGCTCTGAGGTACCACCTGTGACAAAGATTCAGCATAACTAGCTAGGACATACAGTCTGGAACAGGCACTATGAATACAAGGACTAATACAACTTTTTGTCTTGCAGTGATGTAACAAATAGCTGGTCTGGTACTCAAGGAGACTCCGCCAGCTCAAGTGATGAGACATCCTCAGCTAATGGAGACAGTTTGTTCTCCATGTTCTCAGGGCCAGACCTTGTTGCTGCTGTAAAGCAGAGAAGGTAAGCGAAAtgaacaggaaaacacacagctttggaagaataatctttttttttttttgataatttGAGTAGCCACATGAAGGAAATTCCTGATAACTAGATGAAGTTATGTTAATATCATTTTTCATTCTACACTGATAAGGATCAGGGTATAATCTGACTTTAATGCTAGGGATTCCCAAAGGGAGTTACATTAGTAGTTGTATCCTTATGCAAACTAGCATCTGTGCAAATAGCCAGTTAGCTGAAAATTCAGTGTGGCTAGAAAAGGTctgatgcttttccttttccaagatAATGTCAGTTTCCTATAGATTATATCTGAATACCTATTTTTATATGCATTGCCAGAAAGGAAGTATACTGGAGTTGAAAATAATGAGACTAAGGCAAGCAGGTTGAAAGCAATCAACCACAAGAGAGGCTGTCTTCTGAATCTTTACATGACACTTAATATAGAGGGGACAGGAACTGCGCTTCAATAAATGCTAAATTGAAATTAATGCAAGAGACCTATCCAATCAGCAGCCACTGAAGGAAGtagaaattatttgtgtttttaaaaaggaagcaagGAAGGGAAACACAGTAAGCATATACTGGGTGAATTAATCTGCCACCAGATTAAGCCACCAGAGATCTAGCAACTGACCATGGAGTGATTTATGAAGCAACAACAGAAGCCTGTGCTTTAGGTAGTCCTCTGAAAAGAAGGGGAAGTTTCTAAATGGTGTGATTCATTAAACAAAAACTCAAACTGAATGAATGGTACTACTCCCTTATGCTactttagaaagaaaaccatTCTACAAGCCAGGGCCTGACAAAATACCACACCTAAAACTATACAGTAAGAGAAGGTACTGAGCAAAAATGAATGAAACAAGATGAAATGTCATTACACATTCTAGGCTGTCAAGTATGACAGCCTGAAACTACAGAATAGTAGGTGCCAGTGGCAGATGAATGTGGGTgactcactttaaaaaaagtaaatgtcacttttctttcttcttttttttttttttcagaaaacacagtaGTGGTGAACAGGAACCTAGCACGCTGCCATCACCACctcttctttctgcagcagatgACCGTAATCAGGTGAGCTGAAAATGGCTTTGCTTAgtcattttttctgtttgcattttgggGTGGCTTACGCTAGGAAAACTAGAATAGCATCTGTCTCTCCAGATTTGTTGCCTCAGCTGCACCCCAAACCATTTGCACTCAAGTGCTACCAGATGCTTTTATCAAAGTTACCAAGTTTAAATACTAAAATTGGAAATCACTGATCTTTTTCCCTTGTAGCAGAAGTTATCACAAAGATTTCAAGGTAAGAGGCAACACAGTCAGTTGTCTGTGGAGAGAAAACTAAAGGATCAGCAGATTTATTACCTGTCATGCTAGAAATTTTGGCTTAGAGTGGGGCTACTATGTGTCAAGCACATATgctgaagtaaataaaaagacCTTGCAAGAGGCAGGTACTTGAAGACTTGAGAGTGCTATATACGTGCATCAGTTCTGCCCTTCAAACATAATCTTCTGAAAATGTCTTAAGGAAGGGATAATGTGGTATGTTCAGTATGGTCACAAAAGTGGTGCTGgcttaaaacaaaccaaacccaaattgattttgttttctcaggataataaaaccaaaacctggCCTCCAAAGGCACCCTGGCAGCACACGTCCTCTGTCACAAACACGCTACCCAGTCAGAATACATCTCTGTATCCTCTGAGCAGCCCTGTCAGCCAGTGGAGCGACACGATGCAGATCCTCCAGTCCCCCATGTGGGCAGCAGCCAACGactgtgctccagcagcaggaatgtCCTCCAACTTTCCCTAtgcgcagcagcagcagcaatcacAACAGGCTTCCCAGCACAAACAAATGAATAAGGGCTTTAAATCTTTTCCAGTGAAGCACGAACGCAGACCGTCTTACCTGCATCAGTACTAATGGCTATTCATATtggaaaacacagcacagggcCAAACGTGAATCACATACTGTTTCACAGTTGTGTATTGGCTATATCCTGTTTATCTCATGAAATATGGAATTAAGGGGGTTTCAGTGAGATACACAAACTCTCGAATTCTGATTTACAGTGCTGAGCAAATATGGCCAATATGTTTGTTTGATGTACATGAAACAGCCCAAAACTGTGATatagaaatgcttttaaaaatgtgtatattgCCTTTACTTtcaaaccatttttttaaaaactgctgaagGACTACCATACaagaaacactgtattttataGCTATTTTTCATATAGATTTATAGTTCAACATCTTACTGAAACACATTGAATATGTTGAAGCAAATATATAGTGGTCACCTTGCTCAACACTGTTTGTGTTTAAATTTATAATGGACAAGCTGTAAAGCCTTTGTATTCTCCATAAATGGCCTGTGGgcagctttttttaaatgaagtgcAACAGCAGCTTTTTGTGTGCCACACAAGTGAGTTTATGATGAAACTGCTGCAAAAACAGTTGCAAAATTGAGTTTTGTGGTAGTTTTCTTACTCTAAGTAAAGAATAACAGAACCACTCAACCTTGTGTCACAAATGTCAGTCAGAGCTGCTTAAAGCAGACAGCGTATGTGTGGATAATGTTGACACTGGTTTGGAAATAAATACAccatttcttcctgctttgtttGGCCAAAGGCATTATCCACACAGTGCTCCTTAAGTGTGATAGCCTAAAAGACTACttgcatatatttaaaagtCTTATTTCAGATGCTACAGTTGATGAAAAATTGTGAGCTGGCTCAGAAGATACTAAACTGAAATGTGGGGTAGCAGTTAGttaaaagaacattattttttttaaaaggataattATTTGCAGTCAATATGTGCCATTAAGTGAACCTGTGGAATTAGGAATAATCTTCCAACCAAAGTGGATCCGGGAGAGTGACTGGTGCTTAAAAATTGAAGAACAATGGTAAATATATGTATAGCTATCCCACTGTATATTAATTCAGATTACAGAAGATTCTTTATATAGTTAGAGcttatttaaattttcatatttcatcTTTGAAAGAGTCTAAAACCACAATATTTTCTGGTATAAAAGTTTTGACAGTATTAatcttatttttgtatttttcttaagtCATATCATTCTAATATGTTAACTACTAGTAAAATGGGTTATTAGTTCTAACTACATAATTTTTCAATGAAGATAAAGcacatttgttgtttttgtttttacaaactAAGTACATCTATATCTAAagataccaaaaaaacccacattatatatatataaataaatatacacaaCACTAAAACTATTAAACATTGGGTATTTAAAACCCATccacttttttgtttgtatggTGACGGGCTGTATTTGCAGGCCCAGATTGTTACCTTTTGTGCTGTTTAAGGATGCCAATGTTGCCTGTATTTATGATATTGTCACCATGTTTTCTGAAACTTCATACTTACCATGTTTACAAAGATTTGTTTGCTGTACATAGACTTTTTACAGTAATGTGCTTTGCACAATCAGTGTGGCTTCTGTCTGTAAATTGTTAATGGTCTGTACTACTATAATTTTGAAAACCCTCTGCTGAAAATGTTAGTAGTTATTTAACTTGATGAATGGGTTTGAGTTTCCCAAATCTTGTCATTTAGATCTACTACTAAATCCTACATTTGGTTGTACTTACTGGTTATTCATACTAAGACCAAAATCAAAGttaatgaaaatacttaattttgaaCTCTTTCTAACAAGTGCCAAAATTATTGATATGGTTTTTGCAATTTATTCATAACTACAAATGCTGACAAGTTTCTGGACCTACACAAGTGAATTGCGAAAACAAAGTTTGTCTGCATTCTGACCACGTAGGTGCTACTCTGTCCTCTGCTTCCCATTGTTCTGAACACTGGTAATTTAAAGAATTGTTGCACTTGGCAAATGAGTCTTGCCATTAAACTTCACTTACACTGCCAAGTGCAAGGGTTTGGTGCTTAGTTAACTTACCCTTATTGCAGTGCTTCTTGTGAATAGCTAATGCTTCTGAACTGGAACTgtacattttgtatttaaaagcttATGTAAAAGTAAACTATTTGCTTTATTAAAGATATACATTTAATAGGTCATACCTGTTTAAAATATGCACCTTGCTGAAAATGAGCAGCACCTTAAACTGTAACTTCAGTTTGTAAACAGAGATCTTATTTCATTAACATGGGATTATTTAACAGTTTGAAAATTGTCAACTGCCTACTTACTGACTCATCatataaaattaactttatgCATTGTGCAATTTGAAACGTTTCTAAGGCTACTTTTTCAAGTAGATTGCACTGAAGGATGTGATACAGAAAATGCCTTAGCAGTCTCTTTGAACTAGTAGTGCAAATGAACGTTGCCAAAACCAAGTTACTTGAATTTTTAGGAATCATAAATAATTCTGATGGCAGTGAGCAAAAAGTAAACTCTTCCCTCACAGAATTATTATCATGATTATTAGTTTAGTTGATGCACAATCTGAGGTGTGCAAGCAAGCTGTGCTCTTTCTGGGTAAGAGTACACAAGCATACAGCTGAATATAATGCTGACAAATACCCAAGGAGCATATGAATCCATTTTGATGCAAGAATGTATTTGTTTACAGAGTCTGCAGTACAGAACATCTCAagccaaaaggaaaagctgacaCAACTAGGGCAAACACACAGCCTTCTCTTGCTGAAATAAAGGCTTGACTTCTCCTTTGCACTTAATTGCTCTAAGTTATGCAACAGTCCCATCTTTCCTAGAAAAGttaacatttccatttcactaaatgacagagctgctcctttctTAATGTGTTACATTAATCCAGAATATGTTATGAATCATAAAGAACATTTAGTTTATTAAGCACAATTCCAACAATACAAAACAGTCTACTGCTTACATATATTGCAATGTATGACTGACTTTGTCATGTTGGGAGGAAGAGAAGTTGCCTGACTAAATGTTTACTCTGTTATACAACTTTAGTCCTGAAACAGGGTCTGCTTCAATGGGACTGCAGGAGACCTCCAAAGGTATCTCTGGCAGTGCTGTACTGACAACCAGGTTATTTTTGAAAGTGTAATATGTGGAGttttttggagggaaaaaaggagctTGATAATTATCACCCTTAAGTTCTGCTTATGTTAATGAGGAAAAAGCTAGCCTAATATGACATCAAAAACCATGTTTTTTAACATACAGATATGGATGGCTTTTTACCTGCCTTTCAAGATCACACCTTTCCAGCTCTCAAAGTGGGACTCTAAGCTAGGTATTTCTACAGATTCTTAAAGCATCAGGGCTGGTGCCCAGGCATGCCCAGTCAGTCTGCAGCCTTCTGTGTGCTGGGGGGCGTCGCGTCAGCAATTGTAGCTAAATAAATGAGGTTTCTGTGCAGGATATCCTGGTACctatgagaggaaaaaacagtatttgggAAACTTATTCATTTCTAGCAAACTATCCCCATTTTAATAGTTGCTTTTGTAATCTTATCAATATTTGCTGTTAGAAAAATAGCAAACTATGGAAATAGTAATAACGAATTGGGACAAACACCTCCTTATCCTGTTACTCCCAATTCCCAGTGTACTGCACTGTAACCAAGTATGTGCTACTGAGCAACGCTGAGGATAGTAAACGTGGGTATCAAGATCTTTGTATGATCAACAGGAAAGCAGCCCAGGGGGGTAGATGGCAGAGCCCCACTGCTGGGCTGAACACTGCCAGCAGGTACCCAGGCTCGGCAGCCACTGCCTGCCCCTCAGGTCCTCCCCAAGTTCAGGAGCCACAAGCTGACTAATTTAATTCTTCTGTAAATACCACTCGGTGTTCTATACACACTGGGCGAGAAATGAAAGCTGCCCAATAGAGCTGGTCTTCACATCAATACAGAGCAAAACCTTGACAAGAAGGAGCAGACATCACATTTATTCCATACAGTGGCACTTTTACAGATGGGTAAAAATACTTTCTCAGAAGCCTCTCAAGAAACACAACTGCATATTTCTCTTCAGGACAGGAAAGCTCTGGAGAGCAGGAACGGCGTTTCACTCT from Apus apus isolate bApuApu2 chromosome 11, bApuApu2.pri.cur, whole genome shotgun sequence includes the following:
- the GARRE1 gene encoding granule associated Rac and RHOG effector protein 1, with protein sequence MYCCSAQESKMDYKRRFLLGGSKQKVQQHQQYQMPELGRTLSAPLASTTPAPPLVSSAAAGSCSHPVPHTTPIADIQQGISKYLDALNVFCRTSTFLTDLFSSVFRNSHYSKAAMQLKDVQEHVMEAASRLTAAIKPEIAKMLMELSAGAANFKDQKEFSLQDIEVLGRCFLTVMQVHFQFLSQALQKVQPVAHSCFAEAVAQERKNISGAGASNLSPTNELEDAIRSWRGAAEATSRLRERGCDGCLAGIEVQQLFCSQSVAIPEHQLKELNMKIDSALQAYKVALESLGHCEYAMKAGFHLNPKAIEASLQGCCSEAEAQQTGRRQTPPQPIQCELPTVPVQIGSHFLKGISFNESAAENLKLKTHTMLQLIKEAGCHNGLTPRDDSPVTEVLNQVCPSTWRGACKTAVQLLFGQAGLVVVDTAQIENKEAYAPQISLEGSRIVVQVPSTWCLKEDPATMSLLQRSLDPEKTLGLVDVLYTAVFDIHRWKEGREQALPCIQIQLQREISDFGNQVDMPSGNGSKSSGGLQKTFSKLTSRFTKKTSCTSTSNTGSYSIPSTPSKNVFISSNSEDKTKMPAHMDARLQSILNIGNFPRTADPLHSIQSTNNQLVNGFLVERRDNFFKPDDGKDEKGMNLPTDQEMQDVIDFLSGFNMGKSQQTSPMVKRRNSVASSTATEQKSGTVQQQPQSVSHTPMHPSQQGLSQQQQSQKQQQQQMQYYQHLLQPIGPQQRVPAKWLTNSSQQPAQAVGAGLSHINQWNNTGFSDLSSDLYSLGLVSSYMDNMMSEMLGQKPQGPRNNTWPNRDQTDGVFGMLGEILPFDPAVGSDPEFARYVAGVNQAMQQKRQAQHVRRPSNTRSNWPLPDDPHKTWPFPEYFTEGDVTNSWSGTQGDSASSSDETSSANGDSLFSMFSGPDLVAAVKQRRKHSSGEQEPSTLPSPPLLSAADDRNQDNKTKTWPPKAPWQHTSSVTNTLPSQNTSLYPLSSPVSQWSDTMQILQSPMWAAANDCAPAAGMSSNFPYAQQQQQSQQASQHKQMNKGFKSFPVKHERRPSYLHQY